One Myxococcales bacterium genomic region harbors:
- a CDS encoding LysR family transcriptional regulator yields the protein MLDWNDLRLAHALFETKSLVRAAKKLRVHQTTAGRRLDALESALGVPLFVRTSRGLVPTRAGERVATLVAPLAEGLFRLEREPLEPTDEARGVVRVAATEVTALHLLEHVMPRLARVAPKIVLEVVTGNLAADVLRGEVDIAVRLVRPESRELLAKRIGGLVYGLYASRSYLTRCPKAAPMPPYAGHRVVVPVRELDGGPEATYLKEHAREAEVAFRANSMVALARAGELGVGLVVLPRALAATFPGLEEVTRLGRVATRPVYLVARKEDLRVLRVRTAFDVVARELGAYVERYG from the coding sequence ATGCTCGACTGGAACGATCTCCGGCTCGCCCACGCGCTCTTCGAGACCAAGAGCCTCGTGCGCGCGGCGAAGAAGCTCCGCGTGCACCAGACCACGGCGGGGCGAAGGCTCGATGCCCTCGAGTCCGCCCTCGGGGTGCCGCTCTTCGTGCGCACGTCGCGCGGGCTCGTGCCGACGCGCGCGGGGGAGCGCGTGGCGACGCTGGTGGCGCCGCTCGCCGAGGGCCTCTTCCGGCTCGAGCGTGAGCCCCTCGAGCCGACCGACGAAGCGCGTGGTGTGGTGCGTGTGGCCGCGACCGAGGTGACGGCGCTCCACCTGCTCGAGCACGTGATGCCGAGGCTCGCGCGGGTGGCGCCGAAGATCGTCTTGGAGGTCGTGACTGGGAACCTCGCGGCCGACGTGCTCCGGGGGGAGGTCGACATCGCCGTCCGGCTCGTGCGCCCGGAGAGCCGCGAGCTCCTCGCGAAGCGCATCGGCGGGCTCGTGTACGGGCTCTATGCTTCGCGCAGCTACCTCACGAGGTGCCCGAAGGCCGCGCCGATGCCGCCGTACGCGGGGCACAGGGTGGTCGTGCCGGTGCGCGAGCTCGACGGGGGTCCCGAGGCCACGTACCTGAAGGAGCACGCACGTGAGGCCGAGGTCGCCTTCCGCGCGAACAGCATGGTGGCCCTGGCGCGCGCCGGGGAGCTCGGGGTGGGGCTCGTCGTGCTCCCGCGCGCCCTCGCCGCGACGTTCCCCGGGCTCGAAGAGGTGACACGCCTAGGGCGCGTGGCGACGCGGCCGGTCTATCTCGTCGCCCGCAAGGAAGATCTCCGGGTGCTGCGCGTGCGGACCGCGTTCGACGTGGTCGCACGCGAGCTCGGCGCGTACGTCGAGCGCTACGGGTGA
- a CDS encoding LysR family transcriptional regulator, which produces MDLLLTRSLLAVAREGTIGKAAKRLHISQSALSRRLQQLAEELGTEILSPQGRGVVLTEAGRLFVAEGTVLVDRFDRAKAEVRALSRLEAGTVRVGGGATAVSYLLPEAMARFRKSHPRVRFRLEEAGSREVEQAVIEDRVELGVVTLPVYAKELEVRPLANDRIVLVAAADHPLAKRKRVVPEDLAGLAIIGFEGESAIRTLIDQALREAFVEVNVVMEVRSIAAILRLVESTGSCAFVSELGAEGRPVIDVRGLRIERELGLVTRRGRPMSAAARAFAEELAKSAAGSTRRSAR; this is translated from the coding sequence ATGGATCTCTTGCTCACTCGCTCTCTCCTCGCGGTCGCGCGCGAGGGCACCATCGGCAAGGCGGCGAAGCGGCTGCACATCTCCCAGTCGGCGCTGTCTCGGAGGCTCCAGCAGCTCGCCGAGGAGCTCGGCACCGAGATCTTGAGCCCTCAGGGGCGCGGCGTGGTGCTCACCGAGGCGGGGAGGCTCTTCGTGGCGGAGGGCACGGTGCTCGTGGATCGTTTCGACCGCGCGAAGGCCGAGGTGCGGGCGCTCTCACGGCTCGAGGCCGGCACGGTGCGCGTGGGCGGCGGCGCGACGGCGGTCTCGTACTTGCTGCCCGAGGCCATGGCGCGCTTCCGAAAGAGCCACCCGCGGGTGCGGTTCCGACTCGAGGAGGCGGGCAGCCGCGAGGTCGAACAGGCCGTCATCGAGGACCGTGTGGAGCTCGGCGTGGTGACGCTGCCCGTGTACGCGAAGGAGCTCGAGGTCCGCCCCCTCGCCAACGATCGCATCGTGCTCGTGGCCGCGGCCGATCACCCGCTCGCGAAGCGCAAACGCGTGGTCCCGGAGGACTTGGCGGGCCTCGCCATCATCGGCTTCGAGGGAGAGAGCGCCATTCGCACGCTCATCGATCAGGCGCTCCGCGAGGCCTTCGTCGAGGTGAACGTGGTCATGGAGGTGCGGAGCATCGCGGCCATCTTGCGGCTCGTCGAGTCGACCGGGAGCTGTGCGTTCGTGAGCGAGCTCGGCGCGGAGGGGCGGCCCGTGATCGACGTGCGTGGCCTGCGCATCGAGCGCGAGCTGGGCCTCGTCACGCGGCGCGGGAGACCCATGTCGGCCGCCGCGCGGGCCTTCGCCGAAGAGCTCGCGAAGAGCGCCGCGGGCAGCACACGCCGAAGCGCGCGGTGA
- a CDS encoding DUF1801 domain-containing protein produces MTTIDDYNEAQVGANAEVCSALAALIRKGLPDAESKVWHGGPVWFLDGNPIVGYWVRKQGVQLLFWSGQSFDEPGLSPEGKFKAAHVHFTDVAAIKKTVLARWLRKAKHIQWDYKNIVKRKGVLEKLGDF; encoded by the coding sequence ATGACGACCATCGACGACTACAACGAGGCCCAGGTCGGCGCGAACGCCGAGGTCTGCAGCGCGCTCGCGGCCCTCATTCGCAAGGGGCTGCCCGACGCCGAGAGCAAGGTGTGGCACGGCGGGCCCGTGTGGTTCCTCGATGGCAACCCCATCGTCGGTTACTGGGTCCGCAAACAGGGCGTGCAGCTCCTCTTCTGGAGCGGCCAGTCGTTCGACGAGCCCGGCCTCTCGCCCGAGGGAAAATTCAAGGCCGCGCACGTCCACTTCACCGACGTCGCCGCGATCAAGAAGACCGTGCTCGCCCGCTGGCTCCGCAAGGCGAAGCACATCCAGTGGGACTACAAGAACATCGTGAAGCGCAAGGGCGTGCTCGAGAAGCTCGGCGACTTCTGA